The Zobellia alginiliquefaciens genome contains a region encoding:
- a CDS encoding DUF6807 family protein: MFRIFIFICFVNLTNVITAQKISVEIQADAAHFVENKDSVLTYQIAEKSLNGTNRRSNYIHPLYTLDGQILTEDFPKDHLHHRGIFWAWHQLYIGDTQLGDAWDIKDFSWDVRSVKEVQVEGKAKAIQAEVFWKTSQWKDNYGNEKPVVRELTTIKVYPVENQYRKIDVQIAIRALEPDMRIGGSENEKGYGGFSTRVRLVDDIGFTSSSGETRPQNLPIEAGGWMDISGSFGKEGALSGMSILCHPDNSGFSDRWILRSENSMQNAVYPYPGAIAVPLSQTQPTILRYRLIIHEGGSEFLDIESEHAEYGKQ; the protein is encoded by the coding sequence ATGTTTCGAATATTCATTTTTATCTGTTTTGTCAACTTGACAAATGTTATTACCGCCCAAAAAATCAGTGTTGAAATTCAAGCGGATGCTGCCCATTTTGTTGAGAATAAAGACAGTGTTTTAACTTATCAGATAGCTGAAAAATCACTTAATGGTACTAATCGAAGATCTAATTACATACACCCGTTATATACATTGGACGGGCAAATTTTAACAGAGGATTTTCCGAAAGATCATCTACATCATAGAGGAATTTTTTGGGCATGGCATCAATTGTACATTGGTGATACCCAACTAGGGGATGCATGGGATATTAAGGATTTCAGTTGGGATGTACGGTCGGTCAAGGAGGTTCAGGTAGAAGGAAAGGCCAAGGCGATACAGGCAGAGGTATTTTGGAAAACTTCTCAATGGAAAGATAACTACGGAAACGAAAAGCCCGTTGTTAGGGAGTTGACCACGATAAAAGTGTATCCCGTAGAAAATCAATATCGAAAGATAGATGTTCAAATAGCTATTCGTGCCCTAGAACCCGATATGCGCATAGGTGGATCTGAAAATGAGAAAGGGTATGGGGGTTTTTCTACACGAGTTCGGTTGGTGGACGATATTGGGTTTACCAGTTCTTCCGGCGAAACAAGGCCTCAAAATTTGCCTATAGAAGCTGGTGGTTGGATGGATATTTCCGGATCATTTGGCAAGGAAGGCGCCCTTTCAGGAATGAGTATTCTTTGTCATCCAGACAATTCTGGTTTTTCAGATCGCTGGATTTTGCGATCCGAAAATAGTATGCAAAATGCAGTGTACCCTTATCCCGGAGCAATTGCTGTGCCCTTATCACAAACGCAACCGACCATTTTGCGCTACCGTTTGATTATACACGAAGGCGGTTCGGAATTTTTGGATATTGAATCGGAACATGCAGAATATGGAAAACAATAG
- a CDS encoding rhamnogalacturonan acetylesterase: MKKLIFLSVICLGFTKSDFRPVHIFMIGDSTMSNKQKKEIPEYGWGQVLQHFFNDSVIVENHAKNGRSSKSFIDEGRWEKVISKVKKGDYIFIQFGHNDSKPDTARYTRPFTTYKRNLEKYIKETEEKGAIPILFTSIVRRHFNEAGTLTDTHGDYIPAVQQVAEENEVYFIDMEVKTKTLVEKMGPEKSKQLYLYFEPGIYPQRPKGANDNTHLSQLGAFMIAGLAVEEMKELEIPVTKYLISK; this comes from the coding sequence ATGAAAAAACTAATTTTCCTTTCAGTGATTTGTCTAGGGTTTACTAAAAGTGATTTTCGCCCGGTTCACATTTTTATGATTGGTGATTCGACCATGTCCAATAAACAGAAAAAAGAAATTCCCGAATATGGTTGGGGACAGGTCTTACAACATTTCTTTAATGATTCAGTTATAGTTGAAAATCATGCAAAAAATGGACGTAGTTCAAAGAGTTTTATTGATGAGGGTAGGTGGGAAAAAGTAATTTCTAAAGTCAAAAAAGGAGATTACATTTTTATACAGTTTGGCCATAATGATAGTAAGCCCGATACCGCAAGGTATACACGTCCTTTTACCACTTACAAAAGAAATCTTGAAAAATATATTAAAGAGACCGAAGAAAAGGGAGCTATTCCCATACTTTTTACCTCTATTGTTCGAAGGCATTTTAACGAGGCAGGAACTTTAACAGACACCCATGGAGATTACATTCCTGCAGTACAACAAGTGGCCGAAGAGAATGAGGTCTATTTTATAGACATGGAAGTCAAAACCAAAACATTGGTTGAAAAAATGGGTCCGGAGAAATCGAAACAGTTGTATTTATATTTTGAACCGGGGATTTATCCTCAAAGACCAAAAGGTGCAAATGATAATACCCATTTATCCCAGTTGGGAGCATTTATGATAGCGGGTTTAGCAGTGGAGGAAATGAAGGAGTTAGAAATTCCTGTCACAAAATATTTAATTAGTAAATAA
- a CDS encoding nucleoside hydrolase, which yields MKQLLYILLILVVGCNTTPEKNKTPEPVKVIFDTDMGPDYDDVGAIAVLHALADSGECDILATISCNSHPSVAPTIELFNRYFNKPNIPIGVPEKNGVNFIHKNNWNDSTIVRFAPELKHSKNYPSATKVYREVLSSQSDKSITIVTVGFTTNLENLLKSGPDEFSPLSGIELVNQKVKKLVAMAGYLPEGREYNVYKHSEASFYTFNHWPTPILFSGAEIGNSIKTGNKLAATGSVKNPAAWAYAYNLATYSEQPSENRRSWDQTAVLCAIRDPEKYFYVCGPGEFLVDEDGYNQWKPKINANHYFLVHKYPYKIVTDVIEELMMHEPI from the coding sequence ATGAAACAATTACTTTACATTTTACTCATTTTGGTTGTGGGATGTAACACGACACCAGAAAAAAATAAGACTCCAGAACCCGTTAAAGTTATTTTTGATACGGATATGGGTCCAGATTACGATGATGTGGGAGCCATTGCTGTTTTGCATGCTTTAGCAGATAGTGGTGAATGTGACATTTTAGCAACTATTTCATGCAATAGTCATCCAAGTGTTGCCCCTACTATAGAACTCTTTAATAGGTACTTTAATAAGCCGAACATTCCCATAGGAGTGCCTGAAAAAAACGGCGTGAATTTTATCCATAAAAACAATTGGAATGATTCTACTATTGTAAGATTCGCCCCTGAGCTTAAACATTCGAAAAATTATCCTTCGGCGACTAAAGTATATCGAGAGGTTTTATCATCTCAGTCCGACAAAAGTATTACAATTGTTACCGTTGGATTTACTACAAATCTTGAAAATTTACTAAAATCAGGTCCCGATGAATTTTCTCCGCTCTCGGGTATTGAGCTAGTAAACCAGAAGGTAAAGAAACTGGTTGCGATGGCCGGGTACCTCCCAGAGGGGCGTGAATATAATGTTTATAAGCATTCAGAAGCTTCCTTTTACACGTTCAATCACTGGCCAACTCCTATACTTTTTAGCGGAGCTGAGATTGGAAATTCAATTAAGACCGGTAATAAATTAGCAGCAACGGGGTCGGTTAAAAACCCGGCTGCATGGGCTTATGCTTATAATTTAGCTACTTATAGCGAACAACCCTCTGAAAATAGAAGATCGTGGGATCAAACAGCAGTTCTTTGTGCCATAAGGGATCCGGAGAAGTATTTTTATGTTTGTGGACCTGGTGAATTTTTAGTTGACGAGGATGGTTACAATCAATGGAAACCAAAAATAAATGCCAACCATTATTTCCTCGTACATAAGTACCCTTATAAAATAGTTACTGATGTTATAGAAGAATTAATGATGCATGAACCTATATAA
- a CDS encoding alpha/beta hydrolase, whose translation MKYLIIVIFVLATNFTAAQTIYLDSVFSKVTKYTYNYGPDKNESLQFDYYVAGDDRDQIPLIVYVHGGGFSSGNRDSDKAVRFAAKLAQRGYAVASVSYRLTMRNIGFSCDVPTDKKIAAIDSASYDVSLAVKFILNNDNKFRVDPNKIIIAGSSAGAETVLNMAFYYENEILPSDFKYAGIISMAGAIKTLSKIDKNRAVPTQLFHGTGDKLVPYNIAPHHYCDSKDKGFWMLYGSKPIAERLRGLGEAYHFTTIYGGNHGWAGLSMSEGFNEIIDFLYNDVINVKSLRQTDRTINKL comes from the coding sequence ATGAAATATTTAATAATTGTCATATTCGTTTTGGCAACAAATTTTACAGCTGCTCAAACCATTTATTTAGATAGTGTTTTTTCTAAAGTCACTAAATACACTTATAATTATGGTCCTGATAAAAATGAATCATTACAATTTGATTATTACGTAGCAGGAGACGATCGAGACCAGATTCCCTTAATTGTTTATGTTCATGGAGGTGGTTTTTCTAGTGGTAACAGAGATAGCGACAAAGCTGTTCGTTTTGCTGCAAAACTTGCTCAGCGGGGATATGCCGTTGCTTCTGTATCCTACAGGCTAACTATGAGAAATATTGGTTTTAGTTGCGACGTTCCCACTGATAAGAAAATAGCAGCTATTGATTCAGCGTCCTATGACGTTAGCTTAGCCGTAAAGTTTATACTCAACAACGATAATAAATTTCGGGTGGACCCAAATAAAATAATCATAGCGGGATCGAGTGCGGGTGCAGAAACGGTTTTGAATATGGCATTCTACTATGAGAATGAAATACTACCTTCAGATTTTAAATATGCAGGAATAATTAGCATGGCGGGAGCTATTAAAACACTTTCGAAAATAGATAAAAATAGGGCTGTTCCAACCCAACTTTTTCACGGAACGGGAGATAAGTTAGTGCCCTATAACATTGCCCCTCATCATTATTGTGATAGTAAAGACAAAGGCTTTTGGATGCTCTATGGTTCAAAGCCTATAGCTGAGCGTTTAAGGGGGTTAGGTGAAGCGTATCACTTCACGACCATTTATGGTGGCAACCACGGTTGGGCCGGCTTATCGATGTCTGAAGGTTTTAATGAAATTATTGACTTTTTATATAATGATGTTATAAACGTTAAATCTTTAAGACAAACAGATAGAACGATAAATAAGCTATAA
- a CDS encoding Gfo/Idh/MocA family protein — protein MNRRKFVSSTSKGVLGTIAALSPINSFSLNKNEIINLGVIGTGDRGGGLIPLINKISQFNLMACCDVLPFRLENGIARADKKVIGYSDYRGLLDNKEIDAVLVATPFNTHSAIEIDAIDANKHVYGEKTMAKGYEGIKNLILKKRDCSKIFQVGHQYHSSRLYSHVVDIIKNGAVGNITAFECQWNRNGDWRRPVVDTKLERIVNWRMYKEYSGGLVAELCSHQIDFVNWVLDSVPEQVTGSGGVDYWKDGRETFDNIHLIYTYPQGVKAKFTCLTSNSMNDYQIKVLGDKGTIILDYDKAWFYPEGNSDKKEIGEVDGVAGATVQWAKGKGIPINIEHANSSVQALTDFANSIIENKTPESDIISGSKAAISVQMGLDALHENKIVKWKDEFEKYYN, from the coding sequence ATGAATAGACGAAAATTTGTTAGTAGTACCAGTAAAGGTGTATTAGGTACGATTGCAGCTTTATCACCTATAAATTCTTTTTCCCTTAATAAAAATGAAATCATAAATTTAGGTGTAATCGGAACGGGAGACAGGGGAGGAGGACTCATACCGTTGATAAATAAAATTTCTCAGTTTAATTTGATGGCCTGTTGTGATGTTCTACCATTCAGGTTAGAGAATGGAATAGCCCGTGCCGATAAAAAAGTAATTGGGTATTCTGACTACAGAGGTTTATTAGATAATAAGGAAATAGATGCTGTTTTGGTGGCAACGCCATTTAATACACATTCCGCGATTGAAATTGATGCTATAGATGCCAATAAACATGTTTATGGTGAAAAAACTATGGCAAAAGGTTATGAAGGGATTAAAAATTTAATTTTAAAAAAAAGAGACTGCTCTAAAATTTTCCAAGTTGGTCATCAATACCATAGTTCCAGACTTTATTCGCATGTAGTAGACATTATAAAAAATGGAGCTGTAGGAAATATTACAGCCTTTGAATGTCAGTGGAACCGAAATGGGGATTGGCGAAGACCAGTAGTTGATACTAAATTAGAACGTATTGTTAATTGGAGAATGTATAAAGAGTATTCAGGAGGGTTAGTGGCTGAACTTTGTTCTCATCAAATTGATTTTGTTAATTGGGTTCTAGATTCTGTACCAGAGCAAGTTACAGGTTCTGGCGGAGTTGATTATTGGAAAGATGGAAGGGAAACTTTTGACAATATTCATTTGATTTATACATACCCCCAAGGAGTTAAGGCCAAGTTCACTTGCTTAACATCTAATTCCATGAATGATTATCAAATTAAAGTTTTGGGGGATAAGGGAACCATTATCTTAGATTATGATAAGGCGTGGTTTTATCCAGAAGGAAATTCGGATAAAAAGGAAATAGGGGAGGTAGACGGAGTTGCAGGTGCTACAGTCCAATGGGCAAAGGGAAAGGGAATCCCGATTAATATTGAACATGCAAATTCTTCAGTACAGGCTTTAACCGATTTTGCAAACAGTATTATTGAAAACAAAACACCAGAATCTGATATTATTAGTGGTTCAAAGGCAGCAATTTCCGTACAAATGGGCCTGGATGCCTTACATGAAAATAAGATAGTAAAGTGGAAAGATGAATTTGAAAAATATTATAATTAG
- a CDS encoding RagB/SusD family nutrient uptake outer membrane protein — MKRFIVLVISIMCITTACNKDFLKEEPLDFLSDVNAYDTYEGLNATVNNLYWLTRSIFYVLDENRPFDYLYGTDLVSDGHRNNRHSNMIAAYDPTSDIPATHWANLYTMVVESNIVISRTSTADISAEQSIELIAQARFFRAFAYRTLVYMWGGVPLVTEEMSEPRTDFLRASKEEVLIQIIEDLKYAAENLPGISEALDGKINKLVAQHVLAEVYLAAGRPEDAVDAASSVINSPETALMKDRFGSRANETPGDVYWDLFRMNNQNRSSGNTEALWVIQFETDILGGSVASGHRWGAYNLERHHPPMVRNVVINGETPFLWPKSGYTGGRGIGWAPPTKHFSNEIWESDFDNDIRNANHNFVREFTADNPNSTLFGQVFSVENPPDGVDTLRDFYAYQSKATTPFNHPPGLYDNIELGTLKSSAGATYTDQYMFRLAETYLLRAEAYLAMGNAIDAAKDINMVRSRSNANDVAPSDVDIDYILDERMRELGVEEKRRLTLMRLGLLYERVKSYNPYLANEILPKYNLWPIPAAEIERNIDAVLEQNPGY; from the coding sequence ATGAAGAGATTTATAGTATTAGTGATAAGCATAATGTGCATAACAACAGCATGTAATAAAGATTTTTTAAAGGAAGAACCTTTAGACTTTTTAAGTGATGTAAATGCCTATGATACTTATGAGGGGCTTAACGCAACAGTAAACAATTTGTATTGGTTAACTAGAAGCATATTTTATGTTCTTGATGAGAATAGACCATTTGACTATTTATACGGTACTGATTTGGTCTCAGACGGACATAGAAATAACAGACATAGCAATATGATTGCAGCGTATGATCCTACCAGTGATATCCCTGCTACACATTGGGCGAACCTTTATACAATGGTAGTTGAATCAAATATTGTTATTAGCCGAACCTCCACAGCAGATATTTCTGCGGAACAGTCTATAGAACTTATAGCTCAGGCAAGATTTTTTAGAGCATTTGCTTATCGAACGTTGGTCTATATGTGGGGAGGTGTCCCTTTAGTAACTGAAGAAATGTCGGAGCCACGAACGGATTTTTTAAGAGCTTCCAAAGAAGAGGTTTTAATCCAAATAATCGAGGATTTGAAATATGCAGCCGAAAATCTTCCAGGAATATCGGAAGCTTTAGATGGAAAGATAAACAAACTAGTTGCTCAACATGTACTCGCTGAGGTCTATTTAGCAGCAGGACGGCCAGAAGATGCTGTTGACGCAGCTAGTTCAGTTATCAATAGCCCTGAGACGGCTTTGATGAAAGATAGATTTGGCTCTAGAGCCAATGAAACACCTGGGGACGTCTATTGGGATTTGTTCAGAATGAATAATCAAAATAGGAGCTCTGGCAATACGGAAGCTCTTTGGGTAATACAGTTTGAAACGGATATTTTAGGGGGTAGTGTTGCTTCGGGACATAGATGGGGGGCTTATAATTTAGAAAGACACCATCCCCCTATGGTTCGTAATGTTGTAATAAATGGAGAAACACCATTTCTATGGCCAAAAAGTGGATATACTGGAGGTCGTGGAATAGGCTGGGCTCCACCTACCAAACACTTTTCCAATGAGATATGGGAGAGTGATTTCGATAATGATATACGTAATGCAAATCATAACTTCGTTCGGGAATTTACAGCGGATAATCCTAATTCAACTTTATTTGGTCAGGTTTTTTCTGTAGAGAACCCACCTGATGGTGTAGATACACTTCGTGATTTTTATGCTTATCAGTCAAAGGCTACAACTCCATTTAATCATCCTCCAGGACTTTATGATAATATCGAACTAGGTACTTTAAAAAGTTCTGCAGGAGCGACCTATACAGATCAATATATGTTTCGATTGGCTGAAACCTATTTACTAAGAGCTGAAGCATATTTGGCAATGGGTAATGCTATTGATGCGGCAAAGGATATTAATATGGTACGCTCTCGATCTAATGCTAATGATGTAGCTCCTTCAGATGTAGATATCGATTATATTTTAGATGAACGAATGAGAGAATTAGGGGTCGAAGAGAAAAGAAGACTCACTTTAATGAGACTCGGATTATTATATGAAAGGGTAAAATCTTATAACCCTTATTTAGCAAATGAAATTCTTCCCAAATATAATTTATGGCCAATTCCAGCAGCAGAAATAGAGCGAAATATTGATGCTGTACTTGAGCAAAATCCAGGATATTAA
- a CDS encoding SusC/RagA family TonB-linked outer membrane protein, with amino-acid sequence MKKLIINACSFIYTFKLDLKMKLTGFFLLVFMLQINANTYSQKARISIDMRDIQLSEVLNKIETISEFKFFVDTQKIDVKREVNIRAEKENIFDVLDKLLLGTDISYEVYKKQILLKKVEVKTTISNSLNVDSDHTELDTVQQTITGTITDKNGAPLPGANIIVKGTTNGTQADFDGNFTITIEEKNAILIVSYIGFTTEEVTINGQSEIKVSLEENSSELEEVVLIGYGTRKRKDVTGAVGRANIEDFKQAPVSNVGQLLQGNLPGLNVGQVNSAGSTPSLSVRGRTTISGNQNVLIVLDGIQYNGSLESINPKDIETIDVLKDASSVAVYGAQGANGVILITTKLGKKNQSPRVSISTSYATLETSENLRTLYRADYLDRIKKLNYQDAYLGPNFTEPNPDFELSDYIDYSMLDENRNIVNTDFDWWDSGTQTGYINEQKISVSGGAERIKYLISLDHTNQEGFIANDKFQRKGARINLSIEASDWLEFGTQTFASFVNKDGSEPHLGQLIRTSPLLKPYDEEGNIIPYPANTTDENPFLGYDVLDKERHDYFFANFYTKIDFPFLEGLSYRVNFGNNYRINKNYRSSEHGSGLIGSANKNTSFYYDYNLDNILSYNQQFGKHDIDATLLYGAIERKSEWTGAKANDFARIDLGYNSLQQGVNQFTESSAWREALNYQMMRLNYTFDHRYLLTGTLRRDGFSGFSEKNKYGYFPSAAIAWNIHNESFFKSQWVNNLKLRLGYGTSSNQTSRYSSLARVTTRAAYVFDDGGSTVFGQQLSSLANPNLKWERTTGVNLGLEYGLFKSRIIGAVEYYHNKTNDLLFDVAIPDITGFDAISTNIGEIENNGFEFTISSQNIDTENFKWNSTLNFSTTATKVLKLVGRDSDGDGVEDDLVASNLFIGEPLGVVYNYMTDGIYQLDDEDIPEGFFPGSYRIVDVNGDGEITPEHDRVKIGHSNPAYRFSILNKFEYKGLSLRVFLNSIQGGKNGYLQNNIYPIFVNGTSIRNNYLNGIDLWQPNNPNGVDPVFPGKSPRISPSVYESRSFVRLQDVSLSYNFAKELTDKLHMADLQIFVSGKNLATWTGWRGWDPETGSGLGANERPVLRSYSLGLNLTF; translated from the coding sequence ATGAAAAAACTGATTATAAACGCATGTTCGTTTATTTACACCTTTAAGTTGGACCTTAAAATGAAGCTAACTGGCTTTTTCCTATTAGTATTTATGTTACAAATAAATGCTAATACCTATTCCCAAAAAGCAAGAATATCTATTGATATGAGGGATATTCAATTAAGTGAAGTCCTCAATAAAATTGAAACTATTTCAGAGTTTAAATTTTTTGTTGATACACAGAAAATCGATGTAAAAAGAGAAGTAAATATAAGAGCAGAAAAGGAAAATATTTTTGATGTTCTGGATAAACTTTTGCTTGGAACAGATATTTCTTATGAAGTATATAAAAAGCAGATTTTATTAAAGAAAGTAGAAGTTAAAACGACTATTTCAAACTCCTTAAATGTTGATTCCGATCATACTGAACTTGATACGGTACAACAGACCATTACAGGAACTATTACTGATAAAAATGGCGCCCCTTTACCCGGGGCAAATATCATTGTAAAAGGTACCACCAATGGTACCCAGGCCGATTTTGACGGAAACTTTACAATTACTATAGAAGAAAAAAATGCTATTTTAATAGTTTCTTACATTGGGTTTACTACCGAAGAAGTTACGATTAATGGGCAGTCAGAAATAAAAGTTTCTTTGGAAGAAAATAGCTCCGAATTAGAAGAAGTCGTTTTAATAGGATATGGAACTCGAAAAAGAAAGGATGTAACGGGTGCTGTTGGGCGAGCAAATATTGAAGACTTTAAGCAAGCTCCTGTAAGTAATGTTGGCCAGTTGTTGCAGGGGAATTTACCTGGTTTAAACGTTGGTCAAGTAAATAGTGCAGGTTCGACACCTTCTTTGTCAGTAAGGGGCAGAACTACGATATCAGGAAACCAGAATGTGTTGATCGTTCTCGATGGTATACAATATAACGGATCTTTAGAATCTATCAACCCCAAAGATATTGAAACTATAGATGTATTGAAAGATGCAAGTTCCGTAGCTGTATATGGTGCACAAGGGGCAAATGGGGTTATTTTAATAACCACTAAATTGGGTAAGAAAAATCAAAGCCCAAGGGTATCAATCTCCACCTCATACGCCACCTTAGAAACTTCTGAGAATTTAAGAACACTTTATAGAGCTGATTATTTAGACCGCATTAAAAAACTGAATTACCAAGATGCTTATTTAGGGCCTAATTTTACAGAACCAAATCCAGATTTTGAATTATCGGATTATATTGATTATTCCATGCTCGATGAAAATAGGAATATAGTGAACACTGATTTTGATTGGTGGGATTCAGGGACGCAAACAGGTTATATTAATGAACAAAAAATAAGTGTTTCTGGGGGGGCTGAAAGAATTAAATATCTTATATCACTTGATCATACCAATCAAGAAGGATTTATCGCAAATGATAAATTCCAGCGTAAAGGAGCGAGAATCAATCTTTCTATTGAGGCTTCAGATTGGTTGGAATTCGGTACTCAAACTTTTGCATCTTTCGTGAATAAAGATGGGTCTGAACCACATCTAGGTCAGTTGATAAGAACGTCACCTTTATTAAAACCTTATGATGAGGAAGGTAATATTATACCATACCCCGCAAATACAACCGATGAAAATCCGTTTTTAGGATATGACGTATTGGATAAAGAAAGACACGATTATTTTTTCGCCAACTTTTACACCAAAATAGACTTTCCGTTCTTAGAAGGATTGTCATACAGAGTAAATTTTGGTAACAATTACAGAATTAATAAAAATTATAGGTCTAGTGAACACGGCTCAGGGTTGATTGGTTCGGCTAACAAGAATACAAGTTTTTATTATGACTATAATTTAGATAACATTTTAAGTTATAATCAACAATTTGGTAAACACGATATTGATGCGACACTTTTGTATGGAGCTATTGAACGAAAATCTGAGTGGACCGGGGCAAAGGCTAATGATTTTGCAAGGATAGATTTAGGGTACAATAGTTTACAGCAAGGTGTAAACCAGTTTACGGAATCTTCTGCTTGGCGAGAAGCATTAAATTATCAGATGATGAGACTCAATTATACTTTTGATCATCGATACCTTTTAACTGGTACACTGCGAAGAGATGGTTTTTCTGGATTTTCTGAAAAGAATAAGTACGGATATTTCCCTTCAGCGGCAATTGCTTGGAATATTCATAATGAATCATTTTTTAAGTCTCAATGGGTTAATAATCTAAAGTTGAGACTAGGGTATGGTACGAGTAGTAATCAAACTAGCCGTTACAGCTCTTTAGCTCGAGTGACAACACGTGCAGCTTACGTGTTTGATGATGGTGGAAGTACGGTGTTTGGTCAACAACTAAGTTCTTTGGCGAATCCTAACTTGAAATGGGAGCGTACAACTGGTGTTAATTTAGGATTAGAATATGGGTTGTTTAAGTCCAGAATAATTGGCGCCGTTGAATACTATCATAACAAAACTAATGATTTATTGTTCGACGTTGCAATTCCAGATATAACAGGCTTTGACGCTATCAGTACCAACATTGGTGAAATTGAAAATAATGGTTTTGAATTTACCATATCTAGTCAGAATATTGATACTGAAAATTTCAAATGGAACTCTACTTTAAATTTTTCAACTACAGCAACCAAAGTTCTTAAACTAGTTGGAAGGGATAGTGATGGAGATGGAGTGGAGGATGACCTCGTTGCGAGTAATCTATTTATAGGTGAACCCTTAGGAGTAGTTTATAATTATATGACAGATGGTATTTATCAATTAGATGATGAAGATATTCCTGAAGGTTTTTTTCCTGGAAGTTATAGAATTGTAGATGTAAATGGAGATGGGGAAATTACACCTGAACATGACCGAGTTAAAATAGGCCATTCTAATCCGGCTTACCGATTTAGTATTCTAAATAAATTTGAATATAAAGGTTTAAGCTTAAGGGTATTTTTAAACTCTATTCAAGGAGGTAAAAATGGATACTTACAGAATAATATTTACCCAATTTTTGTGAATGGTACAAGTATTAGAAATAATTATTTAAATGGAATAGATCTTTGGCAACCTAATAATCCAAATGGTGTTGATCCTGTATTTCCAGGGAAAAGTCCTAGAATATCGCCTTCTGTGTATGAGAGTAGAAGCTTCGTGCGATTACAGGATGTGAGCCTTTCGTATAATTTTGCTAAAGAATTGACAGATAAATTACACATGGCCGATTTACAAATTTTTGTTAGTGGCAAGAATTTAGCAACATGGACTGGTTGGAGGGGATGGGATCCAGAGACCGGTAGTGGATTGGGAGCAAATGAGAGACCTGTCCTTAGGAGTTATTCACTTGGATTGAACCTAACTTTTTAA